GTTCACAGGAAATTTCTCCACGGTGTTGAGGGGATCAGCGGCGCCACCGCCGGGTGGCGACAGCAGAGCAGCCTGGTCAGGCGGCCTGGTGCTTGAGGATGTAGCTGGTCGCGTCGCCGACCGTCTTGAGGTTCTTGACGTCGTCGTCCGGGATCTTGACGTCGAAGCGCTCTTCAGCGGCGACGACGACCTCGACCATGGACAGCGAGTCGACGTCCAGGTCGTCGGTGAAGGACTTGTCCAGCTGGACGTCCTCGACCGGGATGCCGGCGATCTCGTTCACGATCTCGGCGAGACCGGCGACGATCTCTTCCTGAGTGGCGGCCATGTTGGCGCTCCTTCTATGTATCCAGAGGGTGTGGCGCCCGCCGCGGCAGCGGCAGGTTGGTTGCAGACGTCCGGATCGGCTGATCCGGACTTCATGCCTAGGGGAGGGTAACGACCGTGGCGGCGTACACGAGACCCGCCCCGAAGCCGATGACGAGCGCGGTGTCGCCGCTCTTCGCCTCGCCGGTCGCCAGAAGCCGCTCCATCGCGAGCGGAATCGAGGCTGCCGACGTGTTCCCGGTGGTGCGCACATCACGGGCGACCGTGACGTGTTCCGGCAGTTTCAGAGTCTTCACCATCGAGTCGATGATCCGCTCGTTGGCCTGATGCGGGATGAAGACATCCAGGTCGTCCGCGGTGATTCCGGCCGCGTCCAGCGCCTGCTGGGCGACCTTCGCCATCTCGAACACGGCCCAGCGGAAGACCGCCTGGCCCTCCTGCGTGATCGCAGGGAACTTGATGTTGCCCTCGCTGTCGAGAGGCAGCTTCGAGACATCGCCGACGTGGAGGTCGTTCCACGCCACGGTCTGCTTGATGGTCTCGGACTTGTCGCCCTCGCTGCCCCAGATGGTGGGGCCGATCTGCGGCTCCTGGGACGGGCCGACGATCACGGCACCCGCGCCGTCACCGAACAGGAAGGCCGTCGCGCGGTCCTCCAGGTCGGTCAGGTCGCTCAGCCGCTCGACGCCGATGACCAGGACGTACTCCGCGGAACCCTCGACGATCATGCCCTTGGCGAGCGTCAGGCCGTAGCCGAAGCCGGCGCAGCCCGCGGA
This Streptomyces sp. NBC_01283 DNA region includes the following protein-coding sequences:
- a CDS encoding acyl carrier protein, with amino-acid sequence MAATQEEIVAGLAEIVNEIAGIPVEDVQLDKSFTDDLDVDSLSMVEVVVAAEERFDVKIPDDDVKNLKTVGDATSYILKHQAA
- a CDS encoding ketoacyl-ACP synthase III, translating into MSKIKPSKGAPYARIMGVGGYRPTRVVPNEVILETIDSSDEWIRSRSGIATRHWASDEETVAAMSIEASGKAIADAGITPEQIGAVVVSTVSHFKQTPAIATEIADKIGAGKPAAFDISAGCAGFGYGLTLAKGMIVEGSAEYVLVIGVERLSDLTDLEDRATAFLFGDGAGAVIVGPSQEPQIGPTIWGSEGDKSETIKQTVAWNDLHVGDVSKLPLDSEGNIKFPAITQEGQAVFRWAVFEMAKVAQQALDAAGITADDLDVFIPHQANERIIDSMVKTLKLPEHVTVARDVRTTGNTSAASIPLAMERLLATGEAKSGDTALVIGFGAGLVYAATVVTLP